From a single Nostoc edaphicum CCNP1411 genomic region:
- a CDS encoding all3515 family Zur-repressed PEP-CTERM protein has product MVSRNTTCSKKQVTQTGQASASIAVSFLVVAPLVLSTALAPAQADDTHNHSDETGFYIGLDGLEALSTGTYAGLENPNYNRLTLLFAHRDEDTPESSHFHGIGTYSYSGSLDNLTINPTNTNNRIPESYSEQPPLTLLPGTGFYTGRLISTATDKEYSNLTIEPIASLKTSKELDNQYLFNSSNGRWQSSLEGANIGLQLASISSGLNIGDSAGVDIVKSVGDIYTIGSGDKFSFTPTFWTDAAAPLGTYSASFKLVDLGNGNNPIPFKESGTFSFDFEVNTVPESSTVLGLGIVGLLGLSLSRLQKLNRSSLN; this is encoded by the coding sequence GTGGTTTCAAGAAACACTACCTGCTCGAAAAAGCAAGTAACTCAAACAGGACAAGCATCTGCGTCTATTGCAGTCAGCTTTTTAGTTGTTGCGCCACTGGTTTTATCTACCGCTTTAGCGCCAGCACAAGCAGATGATACTCATAATCATTCAGATGAAACGGGCTTTTATATTGGATTAGATGGTTTGGAGGCTCTCTCTACAGGGACATACGCAGGTTTAGAGAACCCCAACTACAATCGTTTAACCCTTCTCTTTGCACACAGGGATGAAGACACGCCGGAATCAAGTCATTTCCACGGCATTGGTACTTATAGCTACTCAGGGTCTTTAGATAACCTAACTATTAACCCAACCAATACAAATAATCGGATTCCTGAATCTTACTCAGAACAACCGCCGCTAACATTATTACCTGGTACAGGGTTTTATACTGGTCGCTTGATTAGTACTGCAACAGATAAGGAATATAGCAATCTGACAATAGAACCTATCGCGTCTTTAAAAACTTCAAAAGAATTAGACAACCAATATTTGTTCAATAGCTCTAATGGTCGTTGGCAGTCCTCCCTTGAGGGTGCAAATATTGGTTTACAATTAGCGTCAATTAGTAGCGGATTGAATATTGGTGATTCAGCAGGTGTTGATATTGTCAAGTCAGTCGGTGATATCTACACAATCGGCAGTGGTGATAAGTTTTCGTTCACCCCTACCTTTTGGACTGATGCTGCTGCACCACTGGGAACTTACTCTGCATCATTCAAACTCGTTGATTTAGGCAATGGCAATAATCCCATTCCTTTTAAGGAGTCTGGCACTTTCAGTTTTGATTTTGAAGTCAATACCGTGCCTGAGTCCTCAACTGTCCTTGGTCTTGGTATAGTCGGTCTACTAGGGCTTTCTCTTTCTCGCTTGCAAAAACTTAATCGCAGTAGTTTGAACTAA
- a CDS encoding RNA recognition motif domain-containing protein, translated as MSVRLYIGNLPKDEIDRQDLQAVFAAEGDAVTTKLIKDRKTGKCRGFGFLTVNNDEQADEIIEKYNGQLFKDTPIKLEKALPRTKGEEGDEQAPKPVTLASTSNSTPTPSPNREGSRREKSSKKPRRGGSGGGGSRETSTTTTDSDTIRPDPRWASELEKLKQMLAAQTTN; from the coding sequence ATGTCCGTTCGCCTATATATAGGTAATTTGCCTAAAGATGAAATAGATCGTCAAGATCTGCAAGCAGTTTTTGCAGCCGAAGGTGATGCTGTAACAACTAAATTAATTAAAGACCGCAAAACTGGCAAATGCCGTGGTTTCGGTTTTCTTACCGTCAACAATGACGAGCAAGCTGACGAAATCATTGAAAAGTATAATGGGCAGCTGTTCAAAGACACTCCCATTAAGCTAGAGAAGGCATTACCTCGGACAAAGGGTGAAGAGGGCGACGAGCAAGCTCCTAAACCAGTTACTCTTGCTAGTACTAGTAATAGTACCCCGACTCCTAGCCCCAACAGAGAAGGTAGCCGTCGTGAGAAAAGCTCTAAGAAGCCTCGTCGTGGCGGCAGTGGCGGCGGTGGTTCTCGTGAAACCAGCACCACAACCACAGATTCAGACACTATTCGTCCAGATCCTCGTTGGGCTTCAGAATTAGAAAAGCTGAAGCAGATGCTAGCTGCACAAACTACGAATTAA
- a CDS encoding ATP-binding protein has product MTPEQFLEFARVLPEPLLLVNGEGQLLATNQPVADMLGLRRQELQGRMLFEIVIEPANDIVRYLQACSSSRAMVIGSLTLRKNDEQTLICRSQGAVIQPWSPESSALILLRLENRTLTSSNFVLLNEKIDELAKEVQRRKQTEEALKKANQELEIRVEERTTALQETLNELQLTQTQLIQAEKMSSLGQMVAGIAHEINNPVSFIYGNLHHAHKYTHDLLKLVQIYQQFCPETPPEIQEQVEEIDLDFLIQDITKLFKSMQVGAERIQEIVKSLRNFSRLDEAELKQVNIHEGIDSTLMILEHRLQARHEYPEIKVIKKYSQLPNITCYPGQLNQVFMNILANAIDALESSALNSQWSEVNSQTTDNQKRINNNPQIQIKTELVDEKWIVVSIADNGLGINEQVRSKLFDPFFTTKSVGKGTGLGLYISYQIIVEKHNGQLSCFSVPGEGAEFIIRIPINTCRLRGKGEGGAPSGDKGRGEREIKNL; this is encoded by the coding sequence ATGACTCCTGAACAATTTCTTGAATTTGCCAGAGTTTTACCAGAACCTTTACTTCTGGTGAATGGAGAGGGTCAGTTGTTAGCTACCAATCAACCAGTGGCAGATATGTTGGGGTTACGCCGTCAAGAACTGCAAGGAAGAATGCTTTTTGAAATTGTAATTGAGCCTGCCAACGACATTGTCAGGTATCTGCAAGCTTGTTCAAGTAGCAGGGCAATGGTTATTGGCTCCTTGACTTTACGAAAGAATGATGAGCAAACATTAATATGTCGTAGTCAAGGAGCCGTTATTCAACCTTGGTCTCCTGAATCTTCAGCTTTAATTCTCTTACGCTTGGAAAATAGAACTTTGACCAGCAGTAATTTCGTTCTCCTGAATGAAAAAATTGATGAGTTAGCCAAAGAAGTTCAGAGACGAAAACAGACAGAGGAAGCACTCAAGAAAGCGAATCAAGAGTTAGAAATTCGGGTTGAGGAACGTACCACTGCTTTACAAGAAACATTAAACGAACTACAACTTACTCAAACTCAGCTTATCCAAGCTGAAAAAATGTCTAGTTTAGGTCAGATGGTCGCTGGTATTGCTCATGAAATTAATAACCCAGTGAGTTTTATTTATGGGAACCTTCATCACGCCCATAAATACACTCATGATTTACTAAAATTGGTGCAAATTTATCAACAATTTTGTCCAGAGACTCCTCCAGAAATTCAAGAGCAAGTAGAAGAAATAGACTTAGATTTTCTGATTCAAGACATAACTAAACTTTTCAAGTCAATGCAAGTGGGAGCAGAACGCATTCAGGAAATTGTTAAATCACTGCGTAACTTTTCCAGACTTGATGAAGCAGAACTTAAGCAAGTCAATATCCATGAAGGAATTGATAGTACTTTAATGATTTTGGAGCATCGCCTGCAAGCTAGGCATGAGTACCCAGAAATCAAAGTCATCAAAAAATATAGTCAACTGCCAAATATAACTTGCTATCCTGGTCAACTTAATCAAGTGTTTATGAATATTCTTGCTAATGCGATCGATGCACTGGAGTCGTCGGCGCTTAATAGTCAGTGGTCAGAAGTAAATTCACAAACAACTGACAATCAAAAACGGATAAATAATAATCCCCAAATTCAAATTAAAACTGAGTTAGTCGATGAAAAATGGATCGTGGTTAGTATTGCTGATAATGGTTTGGGAATAAATGAACAAGTTCGCTCAAAGCTATTTGATCCATTTTTTACCACTAAATCTGTGGGCAAAGGTACTGGACTAGGACTATATATAAGCTATCAGATTATAGTTGAAAAACATAACGGACAACTTAGCTGTTTTTCTGTTCCAGGAGAAGGTGCAGAATTTATAATTAGGATACCTATCAATACTTGTCGGTTAAGGGGGAAAGGGGAAGGTGGGGCCCCCTCTGGGGATAAGGGGCGGGGGGAAAGGGAAATTAAAAACCTTTAA
- a CDS encoding M48 family metallopeptidase, whose translation MPSHAKSSLEAGLVALKQGNYQTAIAHLEPIASSQSNGTASLQAQVGLVMAYARTGEVSKAIAISQNLIESNNPQVQEWATRALEHLTKRKKRDQESKNVETGFVAFNNSTPDSAPVPPPETPTLEEKPKDQVTESKSDDSPSMVPLARLKATVASPLPPPTTAPLNGFMGSVTRTQAKLFGVIYWRQAQRARAWQPLRKPKLIPLRLLSAGTFIALFWVMREILKLALGFINQTLVKLPYLEPLQLLYRDPTRLLLIVLVILIGVSPWLLDLLLAKLYGQREFPKDVLNTHSREAVRVLQRCCQQRHWPIPKLRILPMAAPIILTYGSLPRNARIVVSQGLLEQLADDEIATIYATQLGHIAHWDFAVMSLLLLVTLPIHQLYQQVSQWGDKISAKIWRWPVTIVASLIYGVWSLLTGTGLWLSRLRLYYSDRVASEITGNPNALIRALLKIAIGIAADIQKQEQTSWQLESLNLLTPVSYQQSLALGTIASNLSFEAFLKWDTANPYRRWFTINSSHPLIGDRIERLCQIARHWHLDTELHFASEPSKVKRQSFLLQIAPWLGIPLGVLFAALVWITWQLAFTLKFLNLKWIYEDWSFITGCLLIGFSIGTVMRINSFFPDIKPDTVQTDDYLPNLLSDPSALPIDSVSVRLVGKLLGRQGTSNSLAQDLILQSSAGLVKLHHISWLGQSVNHQDLIGRQIIVTGWFRRGATPWIDIQTLETQSGKTIHSPHPIWSTFLAVAAQAWGAYVFLTG comes from the coding sequence ATGCCTTCACATGCCAAATCGTCTTTGGAGGCTGGTTTAGTTGCCCTCAAGCAGGGAAATTACCAAACAGCGATCGCTCACTTAGAACCTATTGCTAGTAGCCAAAGCAATGGTACTGCTAGCTTACAAGCCCAAGTTGGTTTAGTGATGGCTTATGCTCGCACTGGCGAAGTGTCCAAAGCGATCGCTATATCCCAGAATCTCATTGAGAGTAATAATCCGCAAGTTCAAGAGTGGGCAACACGCGCTCTCGAACACCTGACAAAACGTAAAAAACGCGATCAAGAATCAAAAAATGTCGAAACTGGATTTGTTGCCTTTAATAATTCAACTCCAGATTCTGCCCCAGTTCCCCCCCCGGAAACTCCTACATTAGAGGAAAAACCAAAAGATCAAGTCACAGAAAGCAAAAGCGACGACTCCCCGTCGATGGTGCCACTCGCTAGACTCAAAGCTACGGTAGCATCTCCATTACCACCACCGACGACTGCACCCCTAAATGGCTTCATGGGTTCTGTGACTCGCACCCAAGCCAAATTATTCGGTGTTATTTATTGGCGGCAAGCACAACGCGCTAGAGCATGGCAACCGCTACGCAAACCGAAATTAATTCCTTTGCGGCTACTGTCAGCAGGGACATTCATCGCCCTGTTTTGGGTTATGCGAGAAATCCTGAAGTTAGCATTGGGATTCATCAACCAGACTTTAGTCAAACTACCTTATCTGGAGCCGCTGCAACTTTTATACCGCGATCCTACTAGATTGTTGCTAATAGTATTGGTGATTTTAATCGGAGTATCACCTTGGTTGCTGGATCTGCTACTGGCGAAATTGTATGGTCAGCGAGAATTTCCTAAAGATGTATTGAATACCCATAGCCGCGAAGCCGTTCGGGTGCTACAACGTTGTTGCCAACAGCGACACTGGCCCATACCCAAACTGCGGATTTTACCAATGGCTGCACCAATTATCCTGACTTATGGTAGTTTACCACGTAATGCCAGGATTGTTGTGAGTCAAGGGCTATTAGAGCAATTAGCAGATGATGAAATCGCCACTATTTACGCCACGCAATTAGGGCATATTGCTCACTGGGATTTTGCTGTGATGTCTTTGTTGCTGCTGGTGACACTACCAATTCATCAGCTATATCAGCAAGTGTCGCAGTGGGGAGACAAAATATCAGCGAAAATTTGGCGCTGGCCGGTGACAATTGTGGCTAGTCTAATTTATGGAGTTTGGTCTTTGCTGACTGGGACTGGATTGTGGTTATCGCGGTTGCGGCTTTATTATAGCGATCGCGTTGCATCTGAAATTACTGGCAATCCCAATGCCCTGATTCGTGCTTTACTCAAAATTGCTATTGGTATTGCAGCTGATATCCAAAAACAGGAACAGACGAGTTGGCAACTAGAAAGCTTAAATCTTTTGACACCAGTCAGCTACCAACAGAGCCTCGCTTTGGGCACTATTGCCAGCAATCTATCTTTTGAAGCCTTTTTGAAATGGGATACTGCCAATCCCTATCGCCGATGGTTTACGATTAATAGTAGTCATCCTTTGATAGGCGATCGCATCGAACGCCTCTGCCAAATAGCCCGTCACTGGCATCTAGACACCGAGCTACATTTTGCTAGCGAACCATCAAAGGTGAAGCGTCAGTCTTTCTTATTACAAATCGCTCCCTGGTTGGGAATCCCTCTAGGGGTTTTGTTTGCAGCTTTAGTCTGGATAACCTGGCAACTAGCATTCACACTAAAGTTTTTAAATCTAAAGTGGATATACGAAGATTGGTCTTTCATTACAGGCTGTCTTCTGATTGGCTTTAGCATCGGTACAGTGATGCGGATTAATTCTTTCTTCCCCGATATCAAACCTGACACTGTGCAAACTGACGACTACTTACCCAACCTCTTATCTGACCCTTCTGCCTTACCAATTGATAGCGTCAGCGTGCGTCTTGTGGGCAAATTATTAGGTCGTCAAGGCACTAGCAACTCCCTAGCGCAAGATTTAATCCTCCAATCCAGCGCAGGTTTAGTGAAATTACACCACATTTCTTGGCTAGGACAGTCAGTTAATCATCAGGATCTAATTGGTAGGCAAATTATCGTTACAGGTTGGTTCCGCCGAGGAGCAACACCTTGGATCGATATCCAAACCTTGGAAACTCAAAGTGGTAAAACCATTCATAGCCCTCATCCCATTTGGTCTACTTTTTTAGCAGTTGCAGCACAGGCTTGGGGCGCATACGTTTTTCTTACTGGTTAG
- a CDS encoding NAD(P)H-quinone oxidoreductase subunit N, with amino-acid sequence MDFANIASQLNAGTILPEGIVILTLLGVLIVDLILGRTSARWIGYLAIAGLFASIVALYFQWDSPNPIGFTGSFNSDDLSIVFRGIIALSAIATILMSIRYVEQSGTALAEFIAILLSATLGGMFLSGASELVMIFISLETLSISSYLLTGYTKRDPRSNEAALKYLLIGASSTAIFLYGVSLLYGLSGGQTELSAIANGIATAKVGQSLGLVIALVFAIAGIGFKISAAPFHQWTPDVYEGAPTPVIAFLSVGSKAAGFALAIRLLTTAFPLVAEEWRFVFTALAVLSMILGNVVALAQTSMKRMLAYSSIAQAGFVMIGLIAGTQAGYASMVFYLLVYLFMNLCGFTCIILFSLRTGTDQIAEYSGLYQKDPLLTLALSISLLSLGGIPPLAGFFGKIYLFWAGWQAGLYWLVLLGLVTSVVSIYYYIRVVKMMVVKEPHEMSDAVKNYPQVRWDLPGLRPLQVGLVVTLIATTVAGILSNPLFTLANNSISNTPFLQATINSNVKAQNLLLLPKLDSVSQSQPSVDSTAKI; translated from the coding sequence ATGGATTTTGCTAATATTGCATCCCAGCTAAACGCTGGAACGATTTTACCAGAGGGGATTGTTATTCTCACCCTCTTGGGGGTTTTGATTGTTGATTTGATTTTGGGGCGTACATCCGCGCGCTGGATTGGATATCTAGCGATCGCAGGTTTATTTGCTTCGATTGTCGCCCTATATTTTCAATGGGATTCTCCTAATCCCATCGGTTTTACCGGTAGCTTTAACAGTGATGACCTGAGTATCGTCTTTCGCGGTATTATTGCCTTGTCTGCGATCGCGACTATACTGATGTCAATTCGCTACGTTGAGCAGAGCGGCACTGCTTTAGCAGAATTCATCGCTATTTTGCTGAGTGCTACTTTAGGAGGGATGTTTTTATCCGGGGCTAGTGAGTTGGTGATGATTTTCATCTCCCTAGAAACCCTGAGTATCTCCTCTTACTTGTTGACAGGTTATACCAAGCGTGACCCCCGCTCCAACGAAGCGGCGCTGAAATACTTGTTAATTGGAGCTTCCAGCACGGCAATATTTTTGTACGGTGTATCACTGCTGTATGGACTATCGGGAGGACAAACCGAACTAAGTGCGATCGCGAATGGCATTGCCACAGCGAAAGTCGGTCAATCTTTAGGTTTAGTGATTGCCCTAGTTTTTGCGATCGCAGGTATTGGCTTCAAAATCTCCGCTGCACCCTTCCACCAGTGGACACCAGACGTTTACGAAGGCGCTCCCACCCCAGTCATCGCCTTTTTATCAGTCGGTTCCAAAGCAGCTGGGTTTGCCCTAGCCATCCGCTTGCTAACAACAGCCTTCCCACTTGTTGCTGAAGAGTGGAGGTTTGTCTTCACCGCTCTAGCCGTTCTCAGCATGATTTTGGGTAACGTAGTCGCCTTAGCCCAAACCAGCATGAAACGGATGCTAGCTTATTCATCCATTGCCCAAGCTGGGTTTGTGATGATTGGCTTGATTGCTGGTACACAGGCGGGCTATGCCAGTATGGTATTTTACCTACTGGTTTACCTGTTCATGAACCTGTGCGGCTTTACGTGCATCATCTTATTCTCACTGCGGACAGGAACCGACCAGATTGCCGAATACTCTGGTTTATATCAAAAAGATCCACTCCTAACACTGGCGTTGAGTATTTCCCTGCTTTCCTTGGGTGGTATTCCACCATTGGCAGGGTTTTTCGGCAAGATTTACTTATTTTGGGCTGGTTGGCAAGCAGGACTTTATTGGTTAGTCTTGCTAGGCTTAGTTACCAGCGTCGTCTCCATCTACTACTACATTCGCGTAGTTAAGATGATGGTAGTCAAAGAACCCCATGAAATGTCCGACGCAGTGAAGAATTATCCCCAAGTGCGTTGGGATTTGCCTGGGCTAAGACCTTTGCAAGTCGGGTTGGTAGTAACATTAATTGCCACTACCGTAGCAGGGATTTTATCAAATCCACTGTTTACATTGGCTAACAATTCCATCTCCAACACACCATTTTTGCAAGCAACAATCAACAGTAATGTAAAAGCACAAAATCTCCTGCTTTTGCCAAAGTTAGATTCGGTTAGTCAGTCTCAACCCTCAGTTGATTCTACTGCTAAGATTTAA
- a CDS encoding WD40 repeat domain-containing protein, whose amino-acid sequence MNTTTSKSKEFEQHYSGTLSDYVTAIAWSPQGKTLAATSAAGELVLWNDAELTTLQTGNGKSVDCLAFSPDGKFLAVGGQDGQVKIWRDTELIATLENAPAWVDKLAWNYTSNQLAFSLGRYVQVWDADTREIVVTLNFDNSSVLGIDWRIDGQYLAISGYKGVKIWHSQNWDEEPYSLDMTTVSLAMAWSPDGKFLASGNMDRSVTVLEWNNPDPWVMRGFPGKIRQLAWSEAMTKVGAPILASSSVEGIVVWEKLEDDSLGWEARVLTNHVGVINAIAFAPKSFLLASAAADGWLCLWNKAKEVSQIITGVSAGFSTLAWHPQGKLLAAGGEQGELVVWSKVLRGQGFGRS is encoded by the coding sequence ATGAACACCACAACCAGCAAATCTAAGGAATTTGAACAACACTATTCGGGGACACTTTCAGATTATGTAACTGCGATCGCTTGGTCGCCACAAGGTAAAACTTTAGCAGCAACTTCCGCCGCCGGGGAACTAGTTTTGTGGAATGATGCTGAACTCACAACCTTACAAACTGGTAATGGTAAATCAGTAGACTGTCTGGCATTTTCCCCAGATGGAAAATTTTTAGCCGTTGGTGGACAAGATGGACAAGTAAAAATTTGGCGCGACACTGAATTAATCGCCACCTTGGAAAATGCCCCCGCATGGGTTGACAAGCTAGCTTGGAATTACACCAGTAACCAACTAGCTTTTAGTTTGGGGCGTTACGTGCAAGTTTGGGATGCAGATACTCGTGAAATTGTCGTAACGCTGAATTTCGATAACTCTTCAGTATTGGGTATAGATTGGCGTATTGACGGACAATACTTAGCCATTAGTGGTTACAAGGGAGTCAAAATTTGGCATAGTCAAAACTGGGATGAAGAACCATACAGCTTAGATATGACTACTGTCAGTTTAGCTATGGCTTGGTCGCCCGATGGCAAATTCCTGGCTTCTGGCAACATGGATCGTAGTGTTACCGTTTTAGAATGGAACAACCCCGACCCGTGGGTGATGCGTGGCTTCCCTGGTAAAATTCGCCAATTGGCATGGTCGGAAGCTATGACTAAAGTAGGTGCGCCAATACTGGCATCTTCTAGCGTTGAAGGTATTGTGGTGTGGGAAAAGCTAGAGGATGATTCGTTAGGCTGGGAAGCACGAGTATTAACTAATCATGTGGGCGTGATTAATGCGATCGCCTTTGCACCAAAAAGTTTCCTTCTCGCTTCTGCTGCTGCTGACGGTTGGTTATGTTTATGGAACAAAGCCAAGGAAGTATCCCAAATTATCACAGGTGTCTCAGCAGGATTTTCCACCCTAGCTTGGCATCCCCAAGGTAAGTTACTGGCCGCAGGCGGTGAACAAGGCGAATTAGTTGTTTGGTCAAAAGTTTTGCGGGGTCAAGGATTTGGGCGTAGTTAA
- a CDS encoding alpha/beta fold hydrolase — translation MSSNLLSTPAGIGFGGVVQEYLWNFENQQLRVVYETLGKGSPLLLLPSFSSVSTRLEVGELAKLLAPNFQVVAIDWPGFGESSRPSLNYRPEIYQQFLEDFVKAVFNTPITAIAAGHAASYVLQLAVKQSAAFSKIILLAPTWRGPLPTMGASQQIAGIVRELVRSPILGQALYKLNTAPSLLSFMYRRHVFTDAAKITPSFIEKKWHTTQQPGARFASAAFVTGNLDAVQEQSDFLELVKSLSIPLMVVIGESSPPKSREEMNALVALPGVKSVVIPGSLGLHEEYPAVVLEAVQDFLFSSEN, via the coding sequence ATGTCAAGCAATCTATTATCTACTCCTGCTGGTATTGGCTTTGGTGGAGTAGTTCAAGAATATCTCTGGAATTTTGAAAATCAGCAATTGCGGGTTGTTTATGAAACCCTCGGTAAAGGTTCACCGCTATTGCTACTACCATCTTTCAGCAGTGTTTCGACGCGTTTGGAAGTAGGCGAACTTGCCAAGTTACTAGCTCCCAATTTTCAAGTTGTAGCCATAGACTGGCCTGGTTTTGGTGAATCTTCTCGCCCTAGTTTGAATTATCGACCGGAAATTTATCAGCAATTTCTGGAAGATTTTGTCAAAGCTGTTTTTAATACTCCCATTACTGCGATCGCGGCTGGTCATGCTGCTAGTTACGTTTTACAATTAGCTGTGAAACAATCTGCTGCTTTCTCAAAGATTATATTGTTAGCTCCTACTTGGCGTGGGCCTTTGCCAACAATGGGCGCAAGTCAGCAAATAGCTGGCATTGTGAGAGAATTGGTGCGATCGCCTATACTTGGTCAAGCTCTCTACAAACTCAATACTGCCCCATCTTTATTAAGTTTTATGTACCGCCGTCATGTCTTTACTGACGCGGCTAAAATTACACCCAGTTTCATTGAGAAGAAGTGGCACACGACTCAACAACCAGGAGCGCGATTTGCATCTGCTGCCTTTGTCACTGGTAATCTTGATGCTGTACAAGAACAATCTGATTTTTTAGAACTTGTAAAGTCTCTAAGCATACCGCTCATGGTAGTAATTGGGGAATCCAGCCCCCCAAAATCACGAGAAGAAATGAACGCTTTGGTAGCATTACCAGGAGTGAAAAGTGTTGTTATCCCTGGTTCTCTGGGATTGCATGAAGAATACCCAGCAGTTGTTTTAGAAGCAGTTCAAGATTTTTTGTTCTCGTCAGAAAATTAA
- a CDS encoding methanogen output domain 1-containing protein → MNNALNHSIATLNLSLERDIFLRTLIRELSGTLQDVVGLEEASGFISVVGERMGRQINQDYKSALEVSNLSRKQVADVLIDLKKRIQGDFYVIEQDDEKIVFGNRVCPFGEKVLNRPAMCMMTSNVFGTIAANNLGYAKVELQETIAQGDPGCRVIVYLKLTEEAEDAEGREYFRGLESV, encoded by the coding sequence ATGAACAATGCACTTAATCACTCAATAGCTACGCTTAATCTCTCTTTAGAACGCGATATATTTTTACGTACATTAATCAGAGAATTATCTGGCACTTTACAGGATGTAGTTGGCTTAGAAGAAGCTTCTGGATTTATTAGCGTAGTTGGTGAAAGGATGGGAAGGCAGATTAACCAAGATTATAAATCTGCCTTGGAAGTCTCCAACCTTTCTCGTAAACAGGTAGCTGATGTCTTGATTGATTTAAAAAAACGAATTCAGGGCGATTTTTATGTGATTGAGCAGGATGATGAAAAAATCGTCTTTGGCAACCGCGTCTGCCCATTTGGCGAAAAAGTACTTAATCGCCCTGCCATGTGTATGATGACTTCAAACGTCTTTGGGACGATTGCAGCTAATAATCTAGGATATGCGAAAGTAGAATTGCAAGAAACCATAGCACAGGGTGATCCTGGATGTAGAGTTATTGTTTACTTAAAACTTACAGAAGAAGCAGAAGATGCAGAAGGTCGAGAATACTTTAGAGGACTAGAATCTGTGTAA
- a CDS encoding CobW family GTP-binding protein, with the protein MVADVINNSVPVTVLTGYLGAGKTTLLNHILTYEHGKKVAVIVNEFGEVGIDNQLIIDADEEIFEMNNGCICCTVRGDLIRIIGNLMKRRDKFDHLVIETTGLADPAPVIQTFFVDEDLQSQLSLDAVVTVVDAKHISQHWDADEAQEQIAFADVILLNKTDLVAPEELNELEKRIRAMNAIAKIYRTQNSELGMDALLGVKAFDLDRALEIDPDFLGEDAHVHDETVYSVALVEAGAVDGEKLNTWLSELLRTQGPDIFRMKGILNIAGEDNRFVFQGVHMIFDGKPDRPWKPSETPKNELVFIGRNLDAAQLKQDFLACLA; encoded by the coding sequence ATGGTGGCTGACGTAATCAACAATTCAGTTCCCGTTACTGTTCTGACTGGCTATTTGGGAGCAGGTAAAACGACTCTACTTAATCACATCCTCACCTACGAACACGGCAAAAAAGTTGCTGTGATTGTCAATGAATTTGGGGAAGTGGGTATTGATAATCAATTGATTATCGATGCTGATGAAGAAATTTTTGAAATGAATAATGGCTGTATCTGTTGTACAGTGCGCGGCGATTTAATTCGCATCATTGGCAATTTGATGAAGCGGCGCGATAAATTTGACCATTTAGTAATTGAAACAACTGGATTAGCCGATCCTGCACCAGTGATTCAGACATTTTTTGTTGATGAAGACTTGCAAAGTCAACTATCTCTAGATGCGGTGGTGACAGTCGTAGATGCCAAGCACATCTCGCAGCACTGGGATGCAGACGAAGCCCAAGAACAGATTGCCTTTGCCGATGTAATTTTACTTAATAAAACAGATTTAGTAGCGCCAGAAGAGTTAAATGAATTAGAAAAACGGATTCGGGCGATGAATGCGATCGCAAAAATTTACCGTACTCAAAATTCCGAACTAGGAATGGATGCTTTATTAGGTGTAAAAGCCTTTGATCTAGATCGTGCATTAGAAATTGATCCAGATTTCTTAGGCGAAGATGCCCACGTTCACGATGAAACTGTCTATTCTGTAGCTTTAGTAGAAGCAGGTGCAGTTGATGGAGAAAAATTAAACACTTGGCTTTCCGAGTTACTGCGTACCCAAGGGCCAGATATTTTTCGGATGAAAGGTATTTTAAATATTGCTGGAGAAGATAATCGATTTGTATTCCAAGGAGTACACATGATATTTGATGGCAAACCCGATCGCCCCTGGAAACCAAGTGAAACTCCCAAAAACGAACTAGTCTTCATCGGCCGCAACCTTGATGCAGCCCAACTCAAGCAAGATTTTCTCGCTTGTCTAGCTTAA
- a CDS encoding SufE family protein, producing the protein MSSTLDSLPPALAKIVQRFQRSTDQRRRTEQLIGYGKKLKDFPDADKVPENKVPGCVSQVYITASLNDDKVVFRADSDALISKGMVGLLIEGLNGLTPTEILQVTPDFIQETGLNVSLTASRANGFYNIFRTMQKKALECKLDLLS; encoded by the coding sequence ATGTCCTCAACTCTAGATTCTTTGCCACCTGCGCTCGCTAAAATCGTCCAGCGCTTTCAACGGTCAACTGACCAAAGAAGACGTACTGAACAGCTAATTGGCTACGGTAAGAAGCTGAAGGATTTTCCAGATGCTGACAAAGTACCGGAAAATAAAGTTCCTGGTTGCGTTTCTCAAGTTTACATCACTGCTTCACTCAATGATGATAAGGTCGTATTCCGTGCTGACTCAGATGCCCTCATAAGCAAAGGGATGGTTGGTCTTTTAATTGAAGGATTAAATGGGCTAACTCCCACAGAAATATTACAAGTGACTCCAGATTTTATTCAAGAAACAGGCTTAAACGTTAGTCTGACAGCTTCCCGCGCTAATGGATTTTACAATATTTTTAGAACCATGCAAAAAAAAGCGTTGGAATGTAAGTTAGATTTACTTAGCTAA